In one Bradyrhizobium cosmicum genomic region, the following are encoded:
- a CDS encoding FAD-dependent oxidoreductase: MLDLAIVGGGPGGLMSAWYLKRKLGDLCRVTIYEASDRLGGKIVTRKFASAPAMYEAGVAEIYDYSMTGPDPLRELIQHFGLQTIPMDAEQVQFGGELLNDVAGMRRKYGAKTAAAIEAFRKRCAEALSPIEYYEGVGAHDNENPWAYKTAEQVLDEEVEDETAKRFFKVMARSDIATESHNTNGLNALKNYLMDVDGYIGLYSIQNGNEQLIECLQSEVNADIQLNHRVLAVGKAPTGRYQLKMMNGKGPETRDFDLVLVCLPHSWLATVGWEGEQLRKSMVKHVSYFDRPAHYLRVSILFDTPFWGEKIPGAWFMSEAFGGCCVYNEGARHDVGKHGVLNWLIPGSDALAFANLSDQELIDAALKSLPASFGDARAHFMEGKIHRWLSSVNAIPGGMPVRDVMTNHRPEPKEHPGIVVVGDYLFDSTLNGLLDSSDAATDIILTEMMRLRRERAQDSKPLSDKIDREYFENYRGLGPYSEAWRHFTDPDYLTKLIGIVWGKVKGAKLLIAGSASGELVGALRERGIDAWGIENNRAIHAKTPKALKKYNKLGSITDMPFKDGAFDFVFETSLCHVSPKQVVRAIRELNRVVRTGLVFGSITSDMASAVIDRYDLLRGVKKLGTWWEWSELFFGNGFDLSMHRKDCADALWEATLAANKGPGQWYADADSLRYSFFDKVEDDD, translated from the coding sequence ATGCTTGATCTCGCAATCGTAGGCGGCGGCCCCGGCGGGCTGATGAGCGCCTGGTACCTGAAGCGTAAGCTCGGCGACCTCTGTCGCGTCACCATCTACGAGGCCTCGGACCGGCTCGGCGGCAAGATCGTCACGCGCAAATTCGCTTCCGCACCCGCGATGTACGAAGCCGGCGTTGCCGAGATCTACGACTACTCGATGACCGGCCCCGATCCGCTGCGCGAGCTGATCCAGCATTTCGGACTTCAGACCATTCCGATGGACGCCGAGCAGGTCCAGTTCGGCGGTGAACTCCTCAACGACGTCGCAGGCATGCGCCGCAAATACGGCGCCAAGACCGCGGCGGCGATAGAGGCGTTCCGCAAGCGCTGCGCCGAAGCGCTGTCGCCGATCGAGTATTACGAGGGCGTCGGCGCGCACGACAACGAGAACCCCTGGGCCTACAAGACCGCCGAGCAGGTGCTCGACGAGGAGGTCGAGGACGAAACCGCAAAGCGTTTCTTCAAGGTGATGGCGCGCTCGGACATCGCGACCGAAAGCCACAACACCAACGGCCTCAACGCGCTGAAGAACTACCTGATGGATGTCGACGGCTATATCGGCCTCTACTCCATCCAGAACGGCAACGAGCAACTGATCGAGTGCCTGCAGTCGGAGGTCAATGCCGATATCCAGCTCAATCATCGCGTGCTCGCCGTCGGCAAGGCGCCGACCGGCCGCTACCAGCTCAAGATGATGAATGGCAAGGGGCCGGAGACGCGCGATTTCGACCTCGTGCTGGTCTGCCTGCCGCATTCCTGGCTCGCCACCGTCGGCTGGGAAGGCGAGCAGCTTCGCAAGTCGATGGTCAAGCACGTCTCGTACTTCGATCGTCCCGCACACTACCTGCGCGTCTCGATCCTGTTCGACACGCCGTTCTGGGGCGAGAAGATTCCCGGCGCCTGGTTCATGTCGGAGGCCTTCGGCGGCTGCTGCGTCTACAATGAAGGCGCGCGCCACGATGTCGGCAAGCATGGCGTCCTGAACTGGCTCATTCCCGGGTCGGATGCGCTGGCCTTCGCGAATCTCTCGGACCAGGAGCTGATCGACGCTGCGCTGAAATCGCTGCCGGCCTCGTTCGGCGATGCGCGAGCGCATTTCATGGAAGGGAAGATCCATCGCTGGCTGTCGTCGGTGAACGCGATTCCAGGCGGTATGCCTGTGCGCGATGTCATGACCAATCACCGGCCCGAGCCGAAGGAGCATCCCGGCATCGTGGTGGTCGGCGACTATCTGTTCGACTCGACCCTGAACGGGCTGCTCGATTCGTCGGACGCGGCAACCGACATCATCCTGACCGAGATGATGCGGCTGCGCCGGGAGCGTGCGCAGGACAGCAAGCCGCTCTCGGACAAGATCGATCGCGAGTATTTCGAGAATTATCGCGGCCTCGGCCCCTATAGCGAGGCGTGGCGGCATTTCACGGATCCCGACTATCTCACAAAGCTGATCGGCATCGTCTGGGGCAAGGTCAAGGGCGCCAAGCTGTTGATCGCGGGCTCGGCCAGCGGCGAACTGGTCGGCGCACTGCGCGAGCGCGGCATCGATGCCTGGGGCATCGAGAACAACCGCGCTATCCACGCCAAGACGCCGAAGGCTCTGAAGAAGTACAATAAGCTCGGCTCGATCACCGACATGCCGTTCAAGGACGGCGCGTTCGACTTCGTGTTCGAGACCAGCCTCTGCCATGTTTCCCCGAAGCAGGTGGTCCGCGCGATCCGCGAGCTCAACCGCGTGGTCAGGACCGGTCTCGTGTTCGGCTCGATCACCTCGGACATGGCCTCGGCCGTGATCGACCGCTACGACCTGCTGCGCGGGGTCAAGAAGCTCGGCACCTGGTGGGAATGGTCCGAACTGTTCTTCGGCAACGGCTTCGACCTGTCGATGCACCGCAAGGACTGCGCCGATGCGCTGTGGGAAGCGACGCTCGCGGCCAACAAGGGCCCGGGCCAGTGGTACGCCGACGCCGACAGCTTGCGTTATTCGTTCTTCGACAAGGTCGAGGACGACGACTAG
- a CDS encoding ABC transporter ATP-binding protein yields MASKPPTSKPPSLDDKKLAAEEAAELDKKLAAVRPDLEDDEDEEDDELELDDDDEDEDLVVFTAREAAGALATILGFVKPFLSNYKRMLSFVAFGVFVETLFNVIMPLSLKYLIDDALGEEDFHALYKILGVLAVAGIFTSIVAVWYERWDARLAACIISDVRKRLFEHVQDLPAAYFGRTKRGEILSRFSVDLAAFEGSVKTFANSAALPFLELIAGIILMVFLNWQLAVVALLVFPITLIGPRMLTPKAVQANYEQKLNESALLGMVQENVAAQAVIKAFSLQRRMFGFFTFRNDETRNKMASAAFLSTMVERTVTISVLLLHIVVLAIGAYLATKGQITIGTFVTFESAFWEVSYNIAHVMHFVPVSISSAAAIRHMQELLDEPTRSADRPGAPDLPRVTHDITFDRVTFQYEGSQTPVLDNLSLKLDVGKRIAIVGPSGSGKSTLLNLILRLYVPDEGRVTIDGVDVRKVTLDSLRRSMAVVFQENMLFNMSIRENIRLGKEGATDEEVEEAARKAEIHRYIMSLPQRYDTPVGERGDTLSGGQRQRIAIARAVIRNPSVLLLDEATSALDQTTEAAINRTLLKVAKGRTMIWSTHRLSSVVEMDEIIVISGGRAIERGSHAELLAMNGTYRKLWNDQTHQPHEAAAQADDDTDDDDDDLDDDEDEDDEEE; encoded by the coding sequence ATGGCGTCCAAGCCTCCCACTTCCAAGCCTCCCTCTCTCGACGACAAGAAGCTCGCTGCGGAAGAGGCGGCTGAGCTCGACAAGAAGCTCGCCGCCGTCAGGCCCGACCTCGAAGACGACGAAGACGAGGAGGATGACGAGCTGGAGCTCGATGACGACGATGAGGACGAGGACCTCGTCGTCTTTACCGCGCGCGAGGCCGCCGGCGCGCTCGCCACCATCCTCGGTTTCGTCAAACCCTTTCTGTCCAACTACAAGCGGATGCTGTCATTCGTGGCGTTCGGCGTCTTCGTCGAGACGCTGTTCAATGTCATCATGCCGCTCAGCTTGAAGTACCTGATCGACGACGCTCTCGGCGAGGAGGATTTCCATGCGCTTTACAAGATCCTCGGCGTGCTCGCGGTCGCCGGCATCTTCACCTCCATCGTCGCGGTCTGGTACGAGCGCTGGGACGCGCGGCTGGCTGCCTGCATCATCTCCGACGTCCGCAAGCGCCTGTTCGAGCACGTTCAGGACCTGCCGGCGGCGTATTTCGGGCGGACCAAGCGCGGCGAGATACTGTCGCGCTTTTCCGTCGACCTTGCGGCCTTCGAGGGGTCGGTCAAGACCTTCGCCAACAGCGCGGCTCTGCCGTTCCTGGAGTTGATTGCGGGCATCATCCTGATGGTGTTTCTGAACTGGCAGCTCGCGGTGGTCGCGCTGCTGGTGTTTCCGATCACGCTGATCGGTCCGCGCATGCTCACGCCGAAGGCGGTGCAGGCCAATTACGAGCAGAAGCTCAACGAGAGCGCGCTGCTCGGCATGGTGCAGGAAAACGTCGCCGCGCAGGCGGTGATCAAGGCGTTCAGCCTGCAACGCCGGATGTTCGGCTTCTTCACCTTCCGCAACGACGAGACCCGCAACAAGATGGCCTCGGCCGCGTTCCTCTCCACCATGGTCGAGAGGACGGTCACCATCTCGGTATTGCTGTTGCACATCGTGGTGCTCGCGATTGGCGCCTATCTGGCAACCAAAGGGCAGATCACCATCGGCACCTTCGTGACCTTCGAGAGCGCGTTCTGGGAGGTATCCTACAACATCGCCCACGTCATGCACTTCGTTCCGGTGTCGATCTCCTCGGCCGCCGCGATCCGCCACATGCAGGAACTGCTCGACGAACCGACGCGCAGTGCCGATCGGCCCGGCGCACCCGATCTGCCGCGCGTCACCCACGACATCACCTTCGACCGAGTGACGTTCCAGTACGAGGGCAGCCAGACGCCGGTGCTGGACAATCTCAGCCTCAAGCTCGATGTCGGCAAGCGTATCGCCATCGTCGGGCCCAGCGGCTCCGGCAAGAGCACGCTGCTCAATCTGATTCTGAGGCTCTACGTGCCTGATGAGGGCCGCGTCACCATCGACGGCGTCGACGTCCGCAAGGTAACGCTGGATTCGCTGCGCCGGAGCATGGCGGTGGTGTTCCAGGAGAACATGCTGTTCAACATGTCGATCCGCGAGAACATCCGGCTCGGCAAGGAAGGCGCGACCGACGAGGAGGTGGAGGAGGCCGCCAGGAAGGCCGAGATCCACCGCTACATCATGAGTCTACCGCAGCGATACGACACGCCGGTCGGCGAGCGCGGCGATACCTTGTCGGGCGGCCAGCGCCAGCGCATTGCGATCGCACGCGCGGTCATCCGCAATCCGTCCGTGCTGCTGCTCGACGAGGCAACTTCGGCGCTCGACCAGACCACGGAGGCCGCGATCAACCGCACACTGCTCAAGGTCGCCAAGGGCCGCACCATGATCTGGTCGACCCACCGCCTGAGCTCGGTGGTCGAGATGGACGAGATCATCGTGATTTCAGGGGGCAGGGCGATCGAACGCGGCTCCCATGCCGAGCTGCTCGCCATGAACGGAACCTACCGCAAATTGTGGAACGACCAGACCCACCAGCCGCACGAAGCGGCGGCTCAGGCCGATGACGACACCGACGATGATGACGACGACCTCGATGACGATGAGGACGAGGACGACGAGGAGGAGTGA
- a CDS encoding FAD-dependent oxidoreductase translates to MRYTDIAIIGGGLSGSTAAAMLGRAGISAVLVDPHESYPADFRVEKLSGHVQVERFLRTGIGESVLRRATFAGENWIARFGRLLDKAPSRQFNILYDSFVNAVREEIPATVERICAKAIAIETSAERQRITLSNDETISARLIVLANGLNVGLRHQLGIVRKVVSACHSISIGFDIAPAGRSTFDFPALTYFSERPSDRIPYITLFPIGTRMRANLFVYRGFDDPWLRKLRRAPAETLDAALPRLKRITGAFDIQGELKVRPIDLYANDASGQPGLVLVGDAFSTSCPVAGTGCDKVFTDVERLCNVYIPHWLASDGMDADKIAAFYADPVKQDCDDWAAAKAFDFRSVSIGTSPYWMAQRWARFIAWSVQGLVRPLGGAFHLEPNVLGHSSSSSSSSSSSRSSSSSSVSSSA, encoded by the coding sequence ATGCGCTACACCGACATTGCCATCATCGGCGGAGGATTGTCCGGTTCTACCGCCGCCGCAATGCTCGGCCGCGCCGGCATTTCGGCGGTGCTGGTCGATCCGCATGAGAGCTATCCGGCGGACTTTCGAGTCGAAAAACTCAGCGGTCACGTCCAGGTCGAGCGATTCCTGAGGACCGGAATCGGAGAATCGGTGCTGCGCCGGGCGACCTTTGCCGGCGAAAACTGGATCGCGCGATTCGGCCGCCTGCTCGACAAGGCGCCGAGCCGTCAGTTCAACATCCTCTACGATTCCTTCGTTAACGCGGTCCGCGAGGAGATCCCTGCCACGGTCGAGCGCATCTGCGCCAAGGCGATAGCAATCGAGACGAGCGCGGAGCGGCAGAGGATCACGCTCTCCAATGACGAGACCATCTCGGCCCGCCTGATCGTGCTCGCCAACGGGCTCAATGTCGGGCTGCGACACCAACTCGGCATCGTGCGGAAAGTCGTTAGCGCCTGCCACTCGATCTCAATTGGATTCGACATCGCCCCGGCCGGGCGGAGTACGTTCGATTTCCCGGCGCTGACCTACTTCTCGGAGCGCCCCAGCGACCGCATCCCCTACATCACGCTGTTTCCGATCGGCACACGGATGCGGGCCAATCTGTTCGTCTATCGCGGCTTCGACGATCCCTGGCTGCGCAAGCTGCGCCGGGCACCCGCCGAGACGCTGGACGCCGCCCTGCCCCGGCTCAAGCGCATCACGGGCGCATTCGATATCCAAGGCGAGCTGAAGGTTCGCCCGATCGATCTCTACGCGAACGATGCAAGCGGCCAGCCTGGCCTCGTGTTGGTCGGGGATGCGTTCTCGACCTCATGCCCCGTCGCCGGCACCGGCTGCGACAAGGTCTTCACCGACGTCGAGCGGCTCTGCAACGTCTACATCCCGCACTGGCTCGCATCCGACGGGATGGACGCGGACAAGATCGCGGCCTTCTACGCCGATCCGGTCAAGCAGGATTGCGACGACTGGGCGGCCGCGAAGGCGTTCGACTTCCGCTCGGTTTCGATCGGCACCAGCCCCTACTGGATGGCGCAGCGCTGGGCGCGCTTCATCGCATGGTCGGTTCAGGGGCTCGTACGGCCGCTTGGAGGCGCCTTCCATCTGGAGCCGAACGTCCTCGGTCACTCCTCCTCGTCGTCCTCGTCCTCATCGTCATCGAGGTCGTCGTCATCATCGTCGGTGTCGTCATCGGCCTGA
- the rpsL gene encoding 30S ribosomal protein S12 — MPTINQLIAQPREVQKSRKKVPALQQSPQKRGVCTRVYTTTPKKPNSALRKVAKVRLTNGFEVIGYIPGEGHNLQEHSVVMIRGGRVKDLPGVRYHILRGVLDTQGVKNRKQRRSKYGAKRPK; from the coding sequence ATGCCGACGATCAACCAGCTGATCGCTCAACCGCGGGAAGTGCAGAAGTCGCGCAAGAAGGTGCCGGCGCTGCAGCAGTCGCCGCAGAAGCGTGGTGTTTGCACGCGCGTCTACACCACGACCCCGAAGAAGCCGAACTCGGCGCTTCGTAAGGTTGCCAAGGTGCGCCTGACCAACGGCTTCGAGGTGATCGGCTACATCCCCGGCGAGGGCCATAACCTCCAGGAGCATTCGGTGGTCATGATCCGCGGCGGTCGCGTCAAGGATTTGCCCGGCGTGCGCTACCACATCCTCCGCGGCGTTCTGGATACCCAGGGCGTCAAGAACCGTAAGCAGCGTCGTTCGAAGTACGGCGCCAAGCGTCCGAAGTAA
- the rpsG gene encoding 30S ribosomal protein S7 translates to MSRRHSAEKREVLPDPKFGNIIVTKFMNSVMYAGKKSVAEGIVYGAFGLIEAKTKQSPLGVFEQALENVMPTIEVRSRRVGGATYQVPVEVRSVRRQALGIRWLISAARERNEKTMTERLSAELLDASNNRGNAVKKREDVHRMAEANRAFSHYRW, encoded by the coding sequence ATGTCTCGTCGCCACTCAGCGGAAAAGCGCGAAGTTCTTCCGGATCCGAAATTCGGGAACATCATCGTCACGAAGTTCATGAACTCGGTGATGTACGCCGGCAAGAAGTCGGTCGCCGAAGGCATCGTCTACGGTGCGTTCGGTCTCATCGAAGCCAAGACCAAGCAGAGCCCGCTCGGCGTGTTCGAGCAGGCGCTCGAGAACGTCATGCCGACGATCGAGGTTCGCTCCCGCCGCGTCGGCGGCGCGACCTACCAGGTTCCGGTCGAGGTTCGCTCGGTGCGTCGTCAGGCGCTGGGCATTCGCTGGCTGATCTCGGCTGCGCGCGAGCGCAACGAGAAGACGATGACCGAGCGGCTCTCTGCTGAGCTCCTGGATGCGTCGAACAACCGTGGCAACGCCGTCAAGAAGCGTGAAGACGTGCACCGGATGGCGGAAGCCAATCGTGCCTTCTCGCACTATCGCTGGTAA
- the fusA gene encoding elongation factor G, with amino-acid sequence MPRQHAIEDYRNFGIMAHIDAGKTTTTERILYYTGKSHKIGEVHEGAATMDWMEQEQERGITITSAATTAFWAGKRLNIIDTPGHVDFTIEVERSLRVLDGAVCVLDSNQGVEPQTETVWRQGDKYKVPRIVFANKMDKTGADFFKCLADIVDRLGAKPIAIQLPIGAENNFKGLVDLVKMKGIVWNDESLGAKFDYVDIPEDLVDQAKEYREKMVEAAVELDDDALAAFLDGNEPDEATLKRLIRKAVLTGAFYPVLCGSAFKNKGVQPLLDAVVDYLPSPIDVPAIKGTDDSGNEVVRKADDKEPLALLAFKIMDDPFVGTITFCRIYSGVLQSGTGVVNSTREKKERIGRMLLMHANNREDIKEAYAGDIVALAGLKEARTGDTLCDPDKQVILEKMEFPEPVIEIAIEPKSKADQEKLGVALAKLAAEDPSFRVSTDQESGQTILKGMGELHLDIKVDILRRTYKVDANIGAPQVAFRERVTKKAEVKYTHKKQTGGTGQFAEVSIVVEPNEPGKGYEFESKIVGGAVPKEYIPGVEKGLNSVMSSGVVAGFPVVDVKVQLVDGKYHDVDSSALAFEIASRAAFREALQKGKSVLLEPIMKVEVVTPEDYTGSVIGDLNSRRGQIQGQDMRGNANVINAMVPLMNMFGYVNNLRSMSQGRATFTMQFDHYAEAPANVSAEVQKKFA; translated from the coding sequence ATGCCCCGCCAACATGCCATCGAAGACTACCGTAACTTCGGTATTATGGCGCATATCGACGCCGGCAAGACCACGACCACCGAGCGCATCCTGTATTACACCGGCAAGAGCCACAAGATCGGCGAAGTGCACGAAGGTGCCGCGACGATGGACTGGATGGAGCAGGAGCAGGAGCGTGGCATCACGATCACGTCGGCTGCGACCACCGCGTTCTGGGCCGGCAAGCGCCTGAACATCATCGATACTCCCGGCCACGTCGACTTCACCATCGAAGTCGAGCGTTCGCTGCGCGTGCTCGACGGCGCCGTGTGTGTGCTCGACTCGAACCAGGGCGTCGAGCCCCAGACCGAGACCGTCTGGCGCCAGGGTGACAAGTACAAGGTTCCGCGGATCGTCTTCGCCAACAAGATGGACAAGACAGGCGCTGACTTCTTCAAGTGTCTGGCCGACATCGTCGACCGTCTCGGCGCCAAGCCGATCGCGATCCAGCTTCCGATCGGTGCCGAGAACAACTTCAAGGGTCTCGTCGACCTCGTGAAGATGAAGGGCATCGTCTGGAACGACGAATCGCTCGGCGCGAAGTTCGACTATGTCGACATTCCGGAAGACCTCGTCGACCAGGCCAAGGAATACCGCGAGAAGATGGTGGAAGCCGCCGTCGAGCTCGACGACGACGCTTTGGCTGCCTTCCTCGACGGCAACGAGCCGGACGAAGCGACGCTGAAGCGGCTGATCCGCAAGGCGGTGCTGACCGGTGCGTTCTATCCCGTGCTGTGTGGCTCGGCCTTCAAGAACAAGGGCGTGCAGCCGCTGCTCGACGCCGTCGTGGACTATCTGCCGTCGCCGATCGACGTGCCCGCGATCAAGGGCACTGACGACAGTGGCAACGAGGTCGTGCGCAAGGCCGACGACAAGGAGCCGCTCGCGCTGCTCGCGTTCAAGATCATGGACGATCCGTTCGTCGGCACGATCACCTTCTGCCGCATCTACTCCGGCGTTCTGCAGAGCGGTACCGGCGTCGTGAATTCGACGCGCGAGAAGAAGGAGCGCATTGGGCGCATGCTCTTGATGCATGCGAACAACCGCGAAGACATCAAGGAAGCCTATGCCGGCGACATCGTCGCGCTGGCCGGCCTGAAGGAAGCGCGCACCGGTGACACGCTGTGCGATCCCGACAAGCAGGTGATCCTCGAGAAGATGGAATTCCCCGAGCCGGTCATCGAGATCGCGATCGAGCCGAAGTCCAAGGCCGACCAGGAGAAGCTGGGCGTGGCGCTGGCCAAGCTCGCCGCGGAGGATCCGTCCTTCCGCGTGTCGACCGACCAGGAGTCCGGCCAGACCATCCTCAAGGGCATGGGCGAGCTCCACCTCGACATCAAGGTCGACATCCTCCGTCGTACCTACAAGGTCGACGCAAACATCGGCGCGCCGCAGGTGGCGTTCCGTGAGCGCGTCACCAAGAAGGCCGAGGTCAAGTACACCCACAAGAAGCAGACCGGTGGTACCGGTCAGTTCGCGGAAGTGTCGATCGTGGTCGAGCCGAACGAGCCCGGCAAGGGCTACGAGTTCGAGTCCAAGATCGTCGGCGGTGCTGTTCCGAAGGAATACATCCCCGGCGTCGAAAAGGGTCTCAACAGCGTGATGAGCTCTGGCGTGGTCGCGGGCTTCCCCGTGGTCGACGTCAAGGTTCAGCTCGTCGACGGCAAGTATCACGACGTCGACTCGTCGGCGCTCGCCTTCGAAATCGCATCGCGCGCGGCGTTCCGCGAAGCGCTGCAGAAGGGCAAGTCCGTCCTGCTCGAGCCGATCATGAAGGTCGAAGTGGTGACCCCGGAAGACTATACCGGCTCGGTCATTGGCGACCTGAATTCGCGGCGCGGTCAGATCCAGGGTCAAGACATGCGCGGCAACGCCAACGTCATCAACGCGATGGTGCCGCTCATGAACATGTTCGGTTACGTGAATAACCTGCGCTCGATGAGCCAGGGTCGCGCAACCTTCACCATGCAATTCGACCACTACGCAGAAGCGCCGGCCAACGTGTCGGCAGAAGTCCAGAAGAAGTTTGCCTGA
- the tuf gene encoding elongation factor Tu, translated as MAKAKFERNKPHCNIGTIGHVDHGKTSLTAAITKVLAEAGGATFTAYDQIDKAPEEKARGITISTAHVEYETPNRHYAHVDCPGHADYVKNMITGAAQMDGAILVVSAADGPMPQTREHILLARQVGVPALVVFLNKCDMVDDPELLELVELEVRELLSKYDFPGDKIPIIKGSALAALEDSDKKLGHDAILELMKNVDEYIPQPERPIDQPFLMPVEDVFSISGRGTVVTGRVERGIVKVGEEIEIVGLRATQKTTVTGVEMFRKLLDQGQAGDNIGALLRGTKREDVERGQVLCKPGSVKPHTKFKAEAYILTKEEGGRHTPFFTNYRPQFYFRTTDVTGVVHLPEGTEMVMPGDNIAMEVHLIVPIAMEEKLRFAIREGGRTVGAGVVASIIE; from the coding sequence ATGGCCAAAGCAAAGTTTGAACGTAACAAGCCGCACTGCAACATCGGCACCATCGGTCACGTCGACCATGGCAAGACATCGCTGACCGCGGCGATCACCAAGGTCCTCGCCGAAGCCGGCGGCGCGACGTTCACCGCGTACGACCAGATCGACAAGGCACCGGAAGAGAAGGCGCGCGGCATCACCATCTCGACCGCGCACGTCGAGTACGAGACGCCGAACCGCCACTACGCGCACGTCGACTGCCCCGGCCACGCCGACTACGTGAAGAACATGATCACCGGTGCCGCCCAGATGGACGGCGCGATCCTGGTCGTGTCGGCCGCTGACGGCCCGATGCCGCAGACCCGCGAGCACATCCTGCTCGCCCGCCAGGTCGGCGTGCCCGCGCTCGTCGTGTTCCTCAACAAGTGCGACATGGTCGACGATCCGGAACTGCTCGAGCTCGTCGAGCTCGAAGTTCGCGAGCTGCTCTCGAAGTATGACTTCCCGGGCGACAAGATCCCGATCATCAAGGGCTCGGCTCTCGCCGCTCTCGAAGATTCCGACAAGAAGCTCGGCCACGACGCCATCCTCGAGCTGATGAAGAACGTCGACGAATACATCCCGCAGCCGGAGCGTCCGATCGACCAGCCGTTCCTGATGCCGGTTGAAGACGTGTTCTCGATCTCGGGCCGCGGCACCGTCGTGACCGGCCGTGTCGAGCGCGGCATCGTCAAGGTCGGCGAGGAAATCGAGATCGTCGGTCTCCGCGCGACCCAGAAGACCACCGTCACCGGCGTCGAAATGTTCCGCAAGCTGCTCGATCAGGGCCAGGCCGGCGACAACATCGGTGCGCTGCTCCGCGGTACCAAGCGCGAGGACGTCGAGCGCGGTCAGGTGCTGTGCAAGCCGGGTTCGGTCAAGCCCCACACCAAGTTCAAGGCTGAGGCTTACATCCTCACCAAGGAAGAGGGCGGTCGCCACACTCCGTTCTTCACCAACTACCGTCCGCAGTTCTACTTCCGCACCACCGACGTGACCGGTGTCGTGCATCTGCCGGAAGGCACCGAGATGGTGATGCCGGGCGACAACATCGCGATGGAAGTGCACCTGATCGTGCCGATCGCGATGGAAGAAAAGCTCCGCTTCGCGATCCGCGAAGGCGGTCGCACCGTCGGCGCCGGCGTCGTCGCCTCGATCATCGAGTAA
- the rpsJ gene encoding 30S ribosomal protein S10 has translation MNGQNIRIRLKAFDHRILDTSTREIVNTAKRTGAQVRGPIPLPTRIEKFTVNRSPHVDKKSREQFEMRTHKRLLDIVDPTPQTVDALMKLDLAAGVDVEIKL, from the coding sequence ATGAACGGCCAAAACATTCGTATCCGTCTCAAGGCGTTCGACCATCGTATCCTCGATACGTCGACCCGCGAGATCGTGAACACGGCGAAGCGCACCGGCGCGCAGGTCCGCGGACCCATTCCGCTGCCCACCCGCATCGAGAAGTTCACCGTCAACCGTTCGCCTCACGTCGACAAGAAGAGCCGCGAGCAGTTCGAGATGCGCACCCACAAGCGCCTGCTCGATATCGTCGATCCGACCCCGCAGACTGTCGATGCTTTGATGAAGCTCGACCTAGCCGCCGGTGTCGACGTCGAGATCAAGCTCTAA
- the rplC gene encoding 50S ribosomal protein L3 — protein sequence MRSGVIAQKVGMTRVFTEAGEHIPVTVLKLGNCQVVGHRTEEKNGYVALQLGSGSRKTVYLPKAERGQFAVAKVEPKRQVEEFRVSADAMIPVGAEILADHFVVGQFVDVTGTSVGKGFAGGMKRWNFGGLRATHGVSVSHRSIGSTGGRQDPGKTWKNKKMPGHMGVDRITTLNLRVVQLDVERGLILVEGAVPGSKGGWIRVRDAVKKPLPKEAPKPGKFKVAGDAEAAPAAQEA from the coding sequence ATGCGCTCCGGAGTGATCGCACAAAAGGTCGGAATGACGCGGGTCTTTACGGAGGCCGGCGAACATATTCCAGTGACCGTGCTGAAGCTCGGCAATTGCCAGGTCGTAGGCCACCGCACTGAAGAGAAGAACGGTTACGTCGCGCTCCAGCTTGGTTCTGGCAGCCGCAAGACCGTGTACTTGCCCAAGGCCGAGCGCGGCCAGTTCGCGGTCGCCAAGGTCGAGCCGAAGCGGCAGGTCGAGGAATTCCGCGTCTCCGCGGATGCCATGATCCCCGTTGGCGCCGAGATCCTCGCCGATCACTTCGTCGTCGGCCAGTTCGTCGACGTCACCGGCACCTCGGTCGGTAAGGGCTTCGCCGGCGGCATGAAGCGCTGGAACTTTGGCGGTCTTCGCGCCACGCACGGTGTGTCGGTCTCGCACCGTTCGATCGGTTCGACCGGTGGTCGTCAGGACCCCGGCAAGACCTGGAAGAACAAGAAGATGCCCGGCCACATGGGTGTCGACCGCATCACCACGCTCAACCTTCGAGTCGTTCAGCTCGATGTCGAGCGTGGCCTGATCCTCGTCGAAGGCGCCGTTCCCGGCTCCAAGGGCGGCTGGATCCGCGTGCGCGACGCCGTCAAGAAGCCGCTGCCGAAGGAAGCTCCGAAGCCCGGCAAGTTCAAGGTTGCTGGCGACGCGGAAGCCGCCCCGGCTGCGCAGGAGGCGTGA